Within Sardina pilchardus chromosome 21, fSarPil1.1, whole genome shotgun sequence, the genomic segment TATGAACTATCCCTGTGTATTCTTACTCGTGGTTGGATGAATGGCAGGCTTGTAAGAATAATCCCTCTCTATCTGGCAAGAGGAAGCTATTGTCACTCAGCCAAGGGACGAAGTAAACACGACATTTGGCCCAAGCGCCGCGCCACGCCACTGACGTAATGAGAGTGGCTTCTGCCAGAGAGTTGGGGGACAGTTTCTAAACATGGCTCCTGTGTGCATGTAGTTTGTTGTACAAATTCACATGTGAAGTTTTAGGTGATATACATTGCAACAAATCAGACCAATGTAGATACATTACAGTGAATGAAGACAATGGCAAAACTATTATTTTTGCTTATAAATAAGTGGATGACCATGATAGCCACCTCATTTGTAAGCTTTTATACATGTGCTTCCTAGTTATAGTTTTGTGAGCCTGAGTTTCCTCTTCAGTAATTGGGATGGCTTTGTGGAAACAAGACCAAGCAAGACGTGCTGTGACGGGCATATTTCTGGATACCTAAACCCTTCTCCAGCAATCCAATCAGGCTAGATCCAGTATCCCCTGCAGGGGTGAAAGCCTCTCAGATGCTTCCCTATAGGTCATTGTCCATTCTGGATCAGTAGCCTGCTTTGTTTTGGCACCCGTTTGATTCCATTGCCAATCTTTTTAAAGCCAGCAGAGGCTCGGGTAGTAGAGGAAGGCTTATTTTAGAGTGGTCCGGGTAAGACGAGCATGAGAAGGGTTAATCCAATTATGATTCTTGTTAACTGGGGGGTAATTATTGGTATAACGATCTGACAAGCTTAGAGATCCCATAGTGTCCATCGTAACGCTCCCCCCTTGGACCTTCGGGTCAGTAGATCAGATTTTTAGTGGTCCCTGGTATGTTTTTGCCTGTAAAAGTATCACTTTTCCATAACACTGTTCATTCCAAACAGTTGACTCAAGTGCTTAAACACCAGATGACTGATATAAAATTGGTACACAAAATGATCGTTGTAACATTACATCAGGGCAATGGCTGGCCAATTAACTCATCCTTGATACCCTTTTATTTGCTGTGGGTTGTGCTGAACCCTGAAGTCGGTCAATGCAGAGAAGTCAGTCATTCCTCCTTGTAGCATTTACTTGAAGGGAACAGTTAAGTCGTCACAGTTTTATTATAATACTCTCCATAATGTATGCTTTATGTCTTTGAAGCTGTCATTGCTGCACATAATGctattatttgtttatgaattgAAGTTGTTGATGTTTAACCACTTTAGCACTCCTCGTTATACTCAGCAGTGGCTTTTTAGAAGGTGATAACAGCTGTGCTGGCAGTTCTCGAATGTTTATTAGTTTACGTTGATAACCATCTGACtccactgtttgttttttttcatgctcTGTCACCACTGAGGTTGACTGCGCTCTGATCTGTTtcttgtgtgttctctctctctctctctctctctctctctctctctctctctctctctctctctctctctctctctctctctctctctctctctctctctctctctctctctctctctctctctcagtccctcgAAGGACCATGTCATCAGTCCCTGGTGGTGGTCCCAGCGGCGAGAACATTGTTTATGCTTTACTCTGCGGCGGCGCGCTTGCTGCCTCCTGCGCCTACGTAAGTGACGCCACTgcttatgtttttttattaGCTTTTTCCTTCAATGTTCCTCTATTGAAATCTGTTAAATAACCTTTATGGTCAGGATCAAGTGTCTTCAGTTTTCAAATACTTGCACTAAGCCTACTAAAAGTTACCATCTATCTTCTTTCAATACAGACTTACCAAACCGTGACCACGGACCACGCAAGGTTTAATGACCGCATCGCTGACATTCAAGAGCGACCCAAGACCGAATGGAAGCCTAAACCATGGCCACCCAAGAGTAAGTCTTTTCCAGGTTTCCTTGAGCCTTGTTTTCTTTAACCTGACCATACCTTAAAGTCAAGCCCCTTAAAGACGTTGATGGTTTAAGAAGAGGCCATGTCCGGTTGTTCCCCCCCATATGCTTTATTGGATGGCTCTTAGATAC encodes:
- the mgarpa gene encoding protein MGARP isoform X3, producing the protein MSLCRAALQRSGPLARHLLTKSPFSHLNRNVPRRTMSSVPGGGPSGENIVYALLCGGALAASCAYTYQTVTTDHARFNDRIADIQERPKTEWKPKPWPPKSRDEDDEEAV